Proteins from one Capricornis sumatraensis isolate serow.1 chromosome 2, serow.2, whole genome shotgun sequence genomic window:
- the LOC138071600 gene encoding SLAM family member 9-like gives YTYGPLAVLRRASLLYRMAFSPLWSLLLLGLLPGPGASRAPTVVTGTLGGSVTLSLQLQDGQQVESISWVCRSVPGAIATVTLVEAGGPDTFHQADSWYWGRLSVVGPDRSLQISHLSWADAGSYRAHVNLQSSRLTHTREYSLHVYEQLTQPHVTVSTRISGNGHCLIILTCVAESRGGTVTYSWTPLGPQTALSHGGSVLNVTLRPGDSAPNFTCTVKNPVSNSSSLPILVPPSCSEKPQEPKITASSQIMKDGTCFTLACLLDQAGEDVQYSWDPRGQGAVVSHGGTTLSISWRYGVSDSYHCTLKNPVSQSSSSVSVKPLCSGSFLPCCLRKEFLLFLILGALQIK, from the exons GACCAGGGGCTTCCAGAGCCCCCACGGTGGTAACTGGGACCCTGGGGGGCTCTGTCACTCTGTCCCTGCAGCTGCAGGATGGACAGCAGGTGGAGAGCATCTCCTGGGTATGTCGCTCGGTCCCTGGGGCAATAGCCACGGTAACCTTGGTAGAAGCTGGAGGACCAGACACCTTTCACCAGGCAGACTCGTGGTACTGGGGTCGTCTGAGTGTGGTGGGCCCAGACCGCTCCCTGCAGATCAGCCACCTGAGTTGGGCAGATGCGGGGTCCTACCGAGCCCATGTTAATCTTCAGAGCTCCCGCCTCACCCACACCAGGGAGTACAGCCTGCACGTCTACG AGCAGTTGACCCAGCCCCATGTCACAGTGAGCACCAGGATTAGTGGGAATGGACACTGCCTCATCATCCTGACATGcgtggcagaaagcagaggaggCACTGTGACCTACAGCTGGACACCCCTGGGACCCCAGACCGCTCTGTCCCATGGAGGGTCTGTCCTGAATGTCACCTTGCGGCCTGGGGACAGCGCGCCAAACTTCACCTGCACAGTCAAGAACCCAGTCAGTAACAGTAGCTCCCTTCCCATCCTGGTGCCGCCTTCATGCTCAG AGAAACCGCAGGAGCCCAAAATCACAGCCAGCTCTCAGATCATGAAGGATGGGACCTGCTTCACCCTGGCCTGTTTGCTGGACCAGGCTGGAGAGGATGTTCAGTACAGCTGGGACCCCCGAGGCCAGGGGGCGGTTGTGTCACACGGGGGCACCActctcagcatctcctggagatATGGGGTCAGCGACAGCTATCACTGTACACTCAAGAACCCTGTCagccagagctccagctcagtcTCCGTCAAGCCCCTCTGCTCAG GTTCCTTCCTACCCTGCTGCCTGAGGAAAGAGTTCCTTCTCTTTTTGATCCTGGGAGCTTTGCAGATTAAATAG